Part of the Canis aureus isolate CA01 chromosome 3, VMU_Caureus_v.1.0, whole genome shotgun sequence genome, GAAGCTCAACATTCATGGCTTCATCAAAGCAGCTCCAAATCCCAAAGGTGAGATAGCTCTCACCTGGAGCCCATGTGTGTTCCTCTACCCCTTGGCTGGAAACAGTCACCTGGGAATCACTCCAGCAGGTGGCTTCCAAAGTCCAACCGGCTAGGTTGAAATCTGACACTGACAGAGACTCCCTGGGAACTGCTGTTGAAAGCTAAACCAGGAACCAGGAAATCCACAACCCTCTATGTAGAAAAACAGCTGGGCTCCCTCCGAGACAGAGCACCATGGGAAACCAGCTCTGCTGCCGGGGATGCTGGTGAGTAGGGGCAGAGTGGGGGAGGGTAATGGCTCTGTTGGTGGACGTGGAGGCCCAGAGAATAAGAGAAAGCCTACAGATAGTTCTCTACCAACCTCCCATTGCCACCTCCCTCTGCCAGGCACACCTCCAGGTGCCAACACCAGAGCATTACCTCTTTCTGTGTTGACTCCTTTCAGAAAGCCTCAGAAAACATAGCCAAACATGCTGACTGCCGCGTGGCCAGAGCAGGACTGGAATGGTGAATTGGCCTGGTTTCTCcttgtcttcctcttcttctcctttccttttgctCCCTTCCATTCTTCCCTGGATGATCATCATAATTATAATGTTCGAGAGCTACCAGGCTCTAGGCACTTTTCAAGCAATCTCCTTTACTCTTTCCAACAATAGTATGAGGGAGGTGGCCTTACTCCTCCTGTTTTTACAGCtgagaagctgaggctcagagaagttaacttCTCCCAGGTCACATGGCTAGTGAGCAAATAAACCAACATTCCAACCCAGGCCTGTCTGACTTCAGACCCCATACTTTCTACCCGTGCATAATACTGCCTCCCACATCAAGCAAAGCAGCTTTGGAGACATGTTATTTAAAAGAGATGAAGTAGAGAGGAGAATATCCATGGAATGTTTGATTAGAGCTTTCACACTTCCTTGCTGTGTGTGACCTTAGGCGAGTCCCGTAACTTCTCTTTGTCCTCAGGTAGACAATATAGCTAACACGACCTATGTTGTTTAGATTATAGGTTTGAAGAGCAGAGGATATGTGAAAGCCTCACAATAAATTATTTGTAGTGTCTTTACTGCTTTTTCCCAGAGATATAATCACTCTAAATCCCCAGACCTAGTTTTATCTTGTTTACTGTTTTCTTGGCTATATCTTCCATGTCTAGGTCAGTCTTGAGGATGTCTTGGTtgtgaaaaaaatcatcatcatattTAGAGAAATAGATAAGGTCCTTTGAAAAGCTACATGTAATTTGGAATCAGTACATTGGGTTCCAGTCCTGTTCTTACTACTCGttcaaacaaacatttttattgaatgcCTATATGTACCAGATATAATGACAGATGCAGAGGATGTGGTAATAATAGGTAatttggcccctgccttcttGCATAAGAAACCAAAGTTCTacggatgcttgggtggctcagtggttgagcctctgcccttggctcagggtgtgatcctggggtcttgggatcgtgtcccacatcgggctctttgtatggagccttcttctccctctgcctatgtctctgcctcgtactctctctgtctctcatgaataaataaataaaatctttaaaaaaaaatagaaaccaaagttCTAGGGCTTCACTTGGCCTATCTGTAAATTAGAAATGATAATGAGTTTCTCAGAAGCTAATCAGGattggtgggggtggaggggtgcacTTTTTAAACTCTGAGATGTCCCATAGACATAGGACATTTAGggtcttctaaaaatttttttccccaaagattcatttatttgagagagagagggatattGTATtcggggtaggagcagaggggaagcagactccatactgggcagagagcccgacgcaggcATGACTatatgaccctaagatcatggcctgagccaaaatcaagagtccaatgctcaaccgACCACCTGAACCACCTAAGTGCCCAGGCATCTAAGCATTTCTACAGAAAGTGTGTCACAGCTTCCTTTGCTTCCTTTGTGCCAAGTTTTCACAGTCTTCATTTTTGGTTAATTCTTTCTCTGATGGTGCTAATCATAGCAGTCAGCTTTTACTGATGTTCCTTATATGTCAGGTacctgtattttacattttttttaatgtaattcttcCAAAAGTCCATGGGATTTAGcttctattattatcctcattttgttaataaaaaatgaaagcctGATGAAGCTAAAAACTTGCTGAATATCACACGGCTAGTCTGATACCATCACTTTGACTCTAGGGCCTTGTTAGAAACACTACCCTGGATATTCCaaccaaaacatatttttttcctcttaaaatattattaggaccaggggcacctgagtaactcagtcagttaagtgtctgactcttggtttttgctcgaGTTAGGATTTCAGGCTCATGGAACTGAATCGCGCATCAGTCTCTGCACTCTGCAGgtagtctgcttcagattctctctccctctccctcctactcactctctctcttccccaaataaataaatttttaaaaaattttaagtattaataGGACTGGATAAATATTGTTCTCCTCTGATTCTTACTATCTCAATAAACTTAGAGACTTTAAGACAGTATGatgattaaaaagatttttattttaaaatatcattattattattattttctgattataaaagtaacacaCATTCACtgaagaaattttggaaaataccaaAGAGCAGAAAATAGGAAGCAAccataaatattctaaatatatttatagcaACCATAAATGGCAGGAACATTTTAGTATATTTCCatgtaatccttttttttttttttttttggcgcaCTTCACAGTTACATTTATTCATGCCACAAAGGAAACAACACATCTACAAGTGTACAGCAATGCTTCATGTTCCCATCTAACAGAGCTTGCTGAGATTTACAGCCAGACTGAAGTTCTATCTGATTTGTACTCCAAGCAAAACTGGATAATGATGACCATGAGCAGGTGCCAGGACTCAAAGCTCtcatagttttacttcttttatcaGCAATCCTGATTTTATAAACGGTGAAGTCCATCAATCCCATTCCTACCCAAATCTCCTGGTAAACTTGGGTATTATAGGCCTCTATGAGGGATCCAAACATTTTAAACAAGGCTTTGAAGCATCTCAGCACAGAATCCCTGGCTCAGACTGTCCCAACCTGCACAGCCAATGACTCGGAAAGGTCACTTCCATGTAATCCTTTTGAAATGTTTACATGCATAGCTTTTATCCCAAAACATGCCTTATTATCTTTTTGTTAACTTAATAAGCTTTTCCGTGCTATTAGATGTTCTTCCAACATGTTTCTTAAACAGATGTATAATGGTCCATTTATTGAAGATGCCATTTATTTAGTCAATTCCCAATGTTAGACATATAggatatttactatttttttgcaAATTGCAAAAAAATATGTCCAACATTGGGAATATTTCCAGTCAGAAATATCCTATATATCCATTCCCTTGTAAACAATGCTACAATGAGCATCCATATTTGCACCTGATTATTTCTTAGGATATGGAACTGCTATAGCAGAGGGTACACACTTTATGTTTAAGCCTCCTCATACTTCTTATCAATTGCCATGCAGGAAAATTGAGCCAGTTTTTATTCATACTGCCAATATAAGAGAGTGCCTATTTAGCTTCCTGAATTCTgagctaaaaataaaatcccatcaGCTATTAGTCTAACTGAATATTCCATTTAGGTTGTGTCCAGGCACTGTATAGTATCCAGCTTGGGAAAGGCTCCATTCACTAAAATTGGTCGCCCAAATCTGTTACTTTAGAATTTATATTCTCTTTATCCATTTAAGTAGAAGTAAGTAGAACAGTCTCGACAAGGGCAAGGAATTAGAGGCTAGGATAAGGCTATGAATagacagaggtaaaaaaaaaaatttttttttaagaaaaggaagagctagggcagccctggtggctcagtggtttagcgccgccttcagcccagggtgtgatcctggagacccgggatcgagtcccacatcaagcttcctgcatggagcctgcttctctccctgcctgtgtctctgcctctctctctctctctctctgtgtctctcatgaataaataaaatctttaaattaaaaaaaaaaaaaagaaaagaaagggaagagctAAAGTGGCAGAAGTAGAAACACCTAGAAGTGGTTTCAAAGCTTTTCCTCCTGAACCACGTGTAAAGTTCAGATGGTGATTCTATTTGCTCTCAACTTAACAAGCTGCATTAAAACCAAAAGTcaaaccaaaacacaaacaaatataTGCGGGAAAATCCTAATTTTTTCCACAGGAGGAAAAAGGACATGATCTAGaagtttccctccctccctctttctttttagctagcaaaagaaggaaatttcctTAGGGGGACAGAATTCAGACAGATAGGGCTGGCTCTGGCGAGAGTTGGAAATGTACTAGCAAGAAAAAGCATCCGGAGTAAGCCCCAAACTATTCAGCCTATTTCCTCAGACAAGTGTTTTTCTCTGGCCATCAAACAGTTGACAGTCACGTAGACACAGTGGCTCCACCAGGGACCCCAGGGGCTCAGAAATGAGTCTGTCCTACAGCTCAGAAATGAGGTCTGTCCTGCAACAAGGGCAAGGCAGCTGAGTCACTCACCAAATTCAGAGCTCCCTGTGCTGTGGATGTTAAAGGTTAAAtatctctcactttctctgttaATTAAAAACAAGGACAGAGAAGCAGGAAGGGAGATCACATGTTAGAAAAGGGCTTTGAGGAGTCCTAACCAGTAAGCCCTGGTTGTGGCAGCTCCTGTGACTCCCAGATGAGAATCCCATGTTAGCAGAGACCCTGAAAAAAGAAGCACTGAAGCAGCAGCAAGAGGGTCTCTGAATCcaggaatattccattatttggCAGGTTTCCCTTACCCTCTGCTGGGATTAGCCTGCTAGACAATCCCAGAATAGCCCTCAACCCAGCTATATCCCTGGCATGTTGTGCCTAGTTGCCTGAGGCTGTATTTTGGGTTTAGTTATGTCAGTTGTACCACTTCACCTTCCAGAACCATCCTTGTGGGAGAGATACGGTACCATTGATAAATGCCTAGGCTGGCTTAGGGTGAAGCTTTGTTagaaggaagtgagggaaggTCATCCCAAAACGTTCAGGAGGACACAGAACAAATGATGAAGGTGGGAAGATGGAGGCCAGGTCCCTTACACGTAGGTGatctgtgtttctttttacaGGAACTGCCCATCAATTgcccagaggaaaaagaaaacaggtaactggatgttgggggtgggggcttgaAGTGGTCCAATTAGAGAAGTTGCTAGAACCTGTGTCTTTGGAAAAGGCAAAGGGATGAAAAAGAGGAGAAGCCTTAGAAGAGATAAAGGGAGATACTACACCTGAGAAAATCTTCCAGGATTCAAGACCAGCTTTGAGTCTCTGGGTCTTATCCTTTCCATCATCTCAGAGTGGCAAGGTTGGatgctcattctttcattcacccAGCAAAAATTAATTGAGCACTGATAGTGTATGCGAGGCGCTCTGCTGGGTCccaaggaggcagagaggcatAAGAAGGACACAAAGAGCTCAAAATCAAATTTGAGAGAATTGTTTACACATAAGCAAGTAACTGCAATGCAATCTACTAGTGCTATCATAGATTCACATTCATAGGAGAGTAAGAGTGcgggagaatgggagaaaacaccAATGTTGAAGGAATAATAGCAAGTTCTCAAGCtggaagaggaaaacagagaaggaagggtATTTTAGGCAGTGGAATTGTCTCAcatagaaggaaggagaaggaaggaaggaaggaaggaaggaaggaaggaaggaaggaaggaaggaaggaaggaaggaaggaaggaagtaagaaggggaaagaaagaaagaaaaggaagttaaCCCTTCCTTGAAAGTGACCGATTGTGTGGTGTGGCTGAACACTTAGCACATTGTACTTTAATAGTCTGTATACTTATTTATCTCCCCTAGTAGACTGTAAGCTCTCCAAGGCAGAGAAAATAGCCTGCTCATCCTTTTATCCCCAGAACATGGCACACAGCCTGCCATATAATGGGCTGTCAACATTGTACTGTGTTAGGGGCCAGTGAAAAATGAGGATGGAAGATATTGTGGGCAGAGAATGAAAGGAGTTTGGATGTGAGAATGTCACCAAAGAGGTGAGAACAGGGGCAGGGAGATTAGTTAGAAGCCCACCATAATACTCAAACAGAGATTCCAAGAAGGCAATCtcagcagagacagagaagagagactgAATTTAagttggatttctttctctcagGAAGCCAAGCAAGACAGACactgaagcagcagcagcagcagcagcagcagcacaggcACAAGCACAGTGCAAAGGTGATGACCGGCCTCTGTCCCTTCCAGGGGGCTGTTCTGACATGGGATCTGAGGACTCAGCATTTTCACCCTGTGACACATCTCCATTATCTGGAACCAGAAATTGCTGGTTCTGTCCCACAGAGGAGCAAGGCGAGGGGACATCAGAATCACTGACCTTGCTTTGTAGGTGAGGGGCAAAAGCAAGCCAAGAATCTCCCTTCATGCTGTCCATTTCTTGCAGGTCCATAACACAAGAGGACATACGTATGAGCAGGTGTTAGAGAAGCCCGGATCTCAGGAGAAGAGTCCAGGCCTCAGGTCCAAGGAGAGCAGCTTACATTATGCAGACATTCAAGTGTGCAGCTATACCCAGCCTCGCTCTGCTCGGCAGGTGAAACACCTCCAGTCAGAAAATGCAACGGAGTACGCAATCCTCCGCTTCCCACAGGCCACACCCCGCTATGACAGCAAGAATGGGACCCTGGTGTGAGCTCTGGGGAGGACGCACCTGTTTCCATCATTTTACCACTACTCCCTTGGGGGAGAATCTGCCTTGGGGAATTGGTTGGCAGCCCAGAGATGCCTGCCACGTTTTAAAGAACTCCAGAGTCCCATGAATGCCACCAGTCT contains:
- the C3H11orf52 gene encoding uncharacterized protein C11orf52 homolog; protein product: MGNQLCCRGCWNCPSIAQRKKKTGSQARQTLKQQQQQQQQHRHKHSAKVHNTRGHTYEQVLEKPGSQEKSPGLRSKESSLHYADIQVCSYTQPRSARQVKHLQSENATEYAILRFPQATPRYDSKNGTLV